A genomic stretch from Candidatus Aegiribacteria sp. includes:
- a CDS encoding 3-isopropylmalate dehydratase — translation MSREFILKGRLWVLRENGKLFSDIDTDMIYHNAHLAVTDIDEMGQFAFGNLEGYKNFADEAQQDDLILAGDNFGSGSSRQHAVDCFKALGVQAVIARSFGAIYKRNAINSGFPIIELPRLPDDLFSDFEIAELNLEAGILIAGGNTYQGNPMSEVARDIYLAGGLFQYAERM, via the coding sequence ATGTCCCGCGAATTCATCTTGAAAGGAAGACTCTGGGTACTCCGTGAAAACGGGAAACTCTTCAGCGATATAGATACGGACATGATATATCACAATGCACATCTTGCTGTAACCGATATAGATGAGATGGGGCAGTTCGCATTCGGTAATCTTGAAGGTTACAAGAATTTTGCGGATGAAGCTCAGCAGGATGATCTAATCCTTGCAGGTGACAATTTCGGTTCCGGCAGTTCACGCCAGCATGCGGTTGACTGCTTTAAAGCCCTGGGTGTACAGGCGGTGATTGCCAGGTCATTCGGCGCCATCTACAAAAGGAATGCTATTAACAGCGGTTTTCCAATCATCGAACTGCCGCGCCTGCCCGATGACCTTTTCAGCGATTTCGAGATAGCTGAATTGAACCTTGAAGCCGGTATCCTCATCGCGGGAGGTAACACATATCAGGGCAACCCCATGAGTGAAGTAGCCCGGGATATCTATCTCGCGGGAGGGCTGTTTCAGTACGCTGAAAGAATGTAG